A genomic region of Ochotona princeps isolate mOchPri1 chromosome 17, mOchPri1.hap1, whole genome shotgun sequence contains the following coding sequences:
- the LOC105942344 gene encoding uncharacterized protein LOC105942344 yields MADGLFQRRPWGAERMRSDSDPESEGLFDKPPPEELPTARAPKSGSAVGRRGARRASGKAQGTRAGQSLRAAVRPQLKEEVPALEEGCYLDHFPHLSIFIYAAIAFSITSCLFTYIHLQLA; encoded by the coding sequence ATGGCTGACGGGCTCTTCCAGCGCAGACCCTGGGGCGCGGAGCGGATGCGCTCAGACTCTGACCCGGAGTCCGAAGGCCTCTTTGACAAACCTCCGCCCGAAGAGCTGCCCACTGCCCGCGCGCCCAAGTCCGGGTCGGCCGTGGGCAGGAGGGGGGCTCGGCGAGCGAGCGGGAAGGCGCAGGGGACGCGCGCGGGGCAGTCTCTGAGGGCTGCGGTGCGCCCCCAACTCAAGGAGGAGGTGCCTGCCCTGGAGGAGGGCTGCTACCTCGACCATTTCCCGCACCTCTCCATCTTCATCTACGCCGCCATCGCCTtctccatcacctcctgcctcttcACCTATATCCACCTGCAGCTGGCCTGA